The following proteins are co-located in the Fluviicola sp. genome:
- a CDS encoding efflux RND transporter periplasmic adaptor subunit yields MKRVLIFMSLIVAVCATSCGPKEEEKEETGKLLVTSPLLKDTTIVQDYVCQIRAIQHIEIRALEKGYLQKIYVDEGQMVKKGQLMFQIMPMMYEAEMQKAQAEANFAKTEYQNAKMLADSNVISKNQLALVKAKYDKAKAELSLSQVRLGFTEIKAPFDGIMDRFQVRLGSLVDEGDLLTTLSDNSKLWVYFNVPEAQYLNFKTVNQGDNMKNVQLLMANNEIYEYPGVVETIEADFNNETGNIAFRATFPNPKKLLRHGETGSIQMVVPLKRAMIIPQKATYEVLEKKYVYVVDKDNVVHSREIVIRSEIPDLYILKSGLKTDERILLEGIRKVRDGDKITYQYQDPKSVINHLKVYTE; encoded by the coding sequence ATGAAGAGAGTTCTCATTTTCATGAGCTTGATCGTTGCAGTGTGCGCTACAAGCTGCGGTCCGAAAGAAGAAGAAAAGGAAGAAACCGGTAAATTATTGGTGACAAGTCCTTTATTAAAAGATACTACCATTGTACAGGATTATGTTTGTCAGATCCGTGCAATCCAACATATTGAGATCAGAGCCCTTGAAAAAGGTTATTTGCAAAAGATCTATGTAGACGAAGGTCAAATGGTGAAAAAAGGCCAGTTGATGTTCCAGATCATGCCAATGATGTACGAAGCGGAGATGCAAAAAGCACAAGCTGAAGCAAACTTTGCGAAAACAGAATACCAGAACGCGAAAATGCTTGCAGACAGCAACGTGATTTCCAAAAACCAATTGGCATTGGTGAAAGCAAAATACGACAAGGCAAAAGCTGAATTGTCTTTATCACAGGTTCGTTTGGGCTTCACAGAGATCAAAGCTCCGTTTGACGGGATTATGGACCGTTTCCAGGTTCGTTTGGGAAGTTTGGTGGATGAAGGCGACTTGCTGACAACCCTTTCCGATAACAGCAAATTGTGGGTTTATTTCAACGTTCCTGAAGCTCAGTACCTGAATTTCAAAACGGTTAACCAGGGCGATAACATGAAAAATGTCCAGTTGCTGATGGCCAATAACGAGATCTATGAATACCCGGGAGTAGTAGAAACCATTGAAGCGGATTTCAACAATGAAACCGGTAACATCGCTTTCCGTGCTACCTTCCCGAATCCGAAAAAATTGCTCAGACACGGGGAAACAGGAAGTATCCAAATGGTGGTTCCTTTGAAGCGTGCAATGATCATTCCTCAAAAAGCAACATACGAAGTTCTTGAAAAGAAATACGTTTATGTAGTTGATAAGGACAATGTGGTACATTCCAGAGAAATCGTAATCCGTTCCGAAATCCCGGATTTGTATATTCTTAAAAGCGGGTTGAAAACGGACGAGCGCATTCTTTTGGAAGGAATTCGTAAAGTAAGAGATGGAGATAAGATCACTTACCAGTATCAGGACCCGAAATCGGTAATCAATCACCTGAAAGTTTATACGGAGTAA